Sequence from the Microbacterium sp. 1.5R genome:
ACACCGGCTCGTTCATGTCGTTCTCGTCGACCCTGAAGCGCAATGCCATGAAGCTGTCGAAGATCTGCAACGACCTGCGACTGCTGTCGTCGGGTCCGCAGGCGGGCTTCGGCGAGATCAACCTGCCGGCGATGCAGGCCGGTTCCAGCATCATGCCGGGCAAGGTGAACCCGGTGATCCCGGAGGTCGTCAACCAGGTGGCGTTCGCGGTCGCCGGCGCGGACATGACGGTGACGATGGCGGCCGAGGCCGGGCAGCTCCAGCTCAACGCATTCGAGCCCGTGATCGCCCACTCGATCTTCCAGTCCATCACCTGGATGCGTCAGGCGATGTGGACGCTGCGCGTCAACTGCGTCGACGGCATCACGGCGAACCGAGACCGCCTCGGCGCCATGGTCGGCGCTTCGGTCGGCGTCATCACAGCACTCACGCCGTTCATCGGATACGCCGCCGCGGCCGCGCTGGCCAAGACCGCGCTGCTGACGAACAGGAACGTCGCCGACCTGGTCGTCGAAGCCGGACTGATGTCTCGCGAAGAGGTCATCAAGCAGTTGTCGCCCGCGCGCCTGTCGGGACTCGAGGCCATCACGGCCGCGATCCCGGTGATCGGGTCCGAGGACCTCATCGAGATCTGACTCCGAGCACACGGAAGGGCCCCGGCGACATCCCGCCGGGGCCCTTCCGTGTGTCACAGAGCGAGCGGGGGATCAGTCCAGCACGCGACAGTGGGTGGTGAGCTCGCCGATGCCGTCGATGCCGACCGTCACCGTCGAACGATCCCGGAGGAAGATCTGGGGGTCTCGAGAGTATCCGGCACCGCCGGGGCTCCCGGTGGAGATCAGAGTGCCGGGAAGCAGCGTCAGGGACTGCGAGAGATGCGCGATGAGCTTCGCGACCGACCGCACCATCTGATCCGTGCTCGCGTCCTGGACGGTCTGGCCGTCCACGATCGCCCAGATGTGCAGGTCCTGCGGGTCGGCGACCTCGTCGGCCGTGACGGTGAAGGGACCGGTCGGGGTGAAGCCGTCGAACGACTTGCACCGTGACCACTGCGCTTCAGAGAACTGGACGTTCCGCGCCGTGATGTCGTTCACGACGGTGTAGCCCCAGACGTGCGAGAGCGCGTCGGCCTCTGCGACATCCTTCGCCGGGGTGCCGATCAGCACACCGAGCTCCGCCTCGTAGTCCACAGCCTCGCTCAGCGAACGCGGCCACGATGTCGTCTGCTCGTGGCCTGTCAGCGAGTTCGGCCACAGGGTGAACACGGTCGGAGCGGCGTCGGTCTTCAGACCGAGCTCGCTCGAGTGAGCCGCGTAGTTGAGGCCGACCGCGAGGACCGCCGGGGGAGCGATGACCGCTGAGGCGAAGCTCCACCCGTCGAGCGGGTGCCGCGGGGCATCGCCGTCGAGGGCCGAGCGAAGAGCGGTGAGCGTCTGCTCGCCCCCTTCGATCAGCTGCTGAAGCGTCGCAGGGGGGTCGGGAAGGAGATCGGAGACGAGGATGGCATCGGCACCCTCCACCACTGCGAGATGCGCAGCGGGAGAGTCGGCACGACGCAGATGAGCGAACCGCATGCTCCTACGCTATCCGCTGCTCGGCTCGATTGCCTGGAGGAAGTCGCCAGACCCGGGCGAAGTTGGTTGTTCGCCATATGCTTTGGCTATGAGTTCCGGAGGACCGTCCCAGCCATCGCCGTACACGCCGCCGCCCGCGCAGCAACAGCCGCCGACGTATCCCCAGCAGCCGCCGACGTATCCCCAGCAGTATGCTGCGCAGCCCCCGCAGTATTCGGCGCAGCAGTACGCGCAGTCGAACTACGCCCCGCCGCAGTTCTCCCAGCGTCCTCAGTACGCCTCGGTCCTCGCTCAGCCGACCCCGTATTCGCCTCCCGCTCCGGCCGCACCCTCGCCTGCCCCCGGTCTTCCTGCCCTGCCGGCGGCACGCCGAGGCGGACGCGTCGCGCTGTTCGCGCTGTTCGGCTTCCTCGGTCTGCTGATGCTCGGGCTCATCGCCTACTTCGGTCTGTTCCTGGGTCCGCTCGCATCGATCATCGGCCTCGTCCTCGCGCTCGTCCCGCTCGCCATCGTCTTCTTCGTCGTCCGTATGATCGACCGGTGGGAACCCGAGCCCAAGTCGCTGGTGTTCTTCGCGATCGCCTGGGGTGCGATCGCCGCCGTGGGACTCACGCTCCTCGTCGACCTCGGGCTGACCGCGCTCCTGGGGTTCCGGGGAGAAGTGGCGGGCGCCGTCATCCAGGCGCCGATCGTCGAGGAGTTCTGGAAGGGTTTCGGAGTCTTCCTGATCTTCCTCATCGCGCGTCGCTCGTTCGACGGACCGGTCGACGGGGTCGTCTACGGGGCGCTGGTCGGTGCCGGCTTCGCGTTCACCGAGAACATCCAGTACTTCGCGATCAGCCTCATCGAGGGCGGCGGCGAGCAGCTGACGGTGACCTTCATCCTCCGGGCGATCATGTCGCCCTTCGCCCACGCGATGTTCACATCGCTGACGGGTCTCGCCATCGGCCTGGCCGCTCGACGGCATGCGTCGACAGGGGCCGCACTCGGGTTCGGTCTGCTCGGGATGCTGGGGGCGATGGTGCTCCACGGCCTGTGGAACGGATCGTCCTTCGCGAACTTCTTCCTCCTCTACTTCGTCCTCCAGGTGCCGCTGTTCGTAGGGTTCATCGTGGGGATCATCGCGTTGAGGCGCGAGGAGTCTCGCCTCACGAAGGCCCGTCTGGGCGATTACGCGGCCGCCGGGTGGTTCACCCCCGAGGAGGTCACGATGCTCGCGACTCCCGCCGGGCGCAAGACCGGCCTGGCATGGGCGTCGCAGCTTCGGGGCGATCGGCGTCCGCTGATGCGCGAGTTCATCAAGGACGCCACCATGCTGGCATCCGTCCGTCAGCGCGCGATAACGGGGCGCGACCCTATGGCACCGGCGGACGAGCAGGCGCTGCTCGCCCGAACCCGCGCCACTCGGGCTGCTCTGCTGGCCTACTGAGACCCGCTGATCATGGCCCTCTTCATCCTCGTGCACGGAGCAGGAGACACGGGGTGGTCATGGCATCGGCTCGCCGCCGTCCTGCGGGAGCGCGGACATGAGGTGATCGCACCCGACCTGCCGGGCGATGACGAGTCACTCACTCTCACCGATTACGCGGATGCCGTCGTGGCCGCGGCAGACGCGAGACGGGGCGGTGTCGTGGTCGGCCATTCGTTCGGGGGATTCACCGCAGCGATCGTCGCTGAGAGATTGGCGGCGGACGTGCTCGTGATGCTGGCGGCGATGATTCCCGACCCCGGGGAGCGTCCGGACGAGTGGTGGTCCAACACCGGATTCGAGGATGCCGTGGCGGCGCAGGCAGCCCGCGACGGAGGCCTCACCGGCAACGATGATCCGCACATCGGCTTCTATCACGACGTGCCGCGAGCGCTCGCCGACGAGGCGATCGGTCGGGAGAGAGCACATCCGTCGGTCGCATCAATGGCCGTCCCGTGGCCGCTCACGGCCTGGCCCTCTGTTCCCACTCGGTTCGTCGTCTGCACGGAGGACAGATTCTTCCCGCCCGCATTCCTTCGCGACCTCGCCCGGAAGCGCCTGGCATCGTCGCCGACGAGATCGAGGGGAGTCACTGTGTCGCCCTCAGCCGGCCCGAAGAGCTCGCATCGATGCTGATCGCCTACGCGCAGGAGCAGCAAGCGTCATGATGCTCGAGCCGTCAAGCAGGTTCCATACCAAGACTCAGCGCCCGGTGCTGCGGCGATGCCTGCATGTCTACCGGGCGCTGAGTTGATCTGTAAACAGGGTGCACCCGGTGTGCGCGGGTGTCAAGGGCTTAGGGGCAGTCGACGGGCGGCATCGCCGTTTCGCCCTCAGCGGAGCGATCGCGTTGACCCGCGCCGGGCGACTCGGGTTTGATGGAGGACATGACTGATCGCACAAAGCCTGAGTTCGACGCCCCCACCGGACCCGCCCCCGCGGAGCTCGTGATCCGCGACATCATCGAGGGAGACGGAGCCGAGGCCAAGCCCGGCGACACGGTCACCGTGCACTACGCCGGTGTCGAGTTCGAATCGGGCGAGGAGTTCGACTCGTCGTGGGGTCGCGGCGAGACCATCCAGTTCCCGCTTCGCGGCCTGATCCAGGGGTGGCAGGACGGCATCCCGGGCATGAAGGAAGGCGGACGGCGCGAGCTCGTCATCCCGCCGCACCTCGCATACGGCCCGGTCGGAGGAGGCCACTTCCTCTCGGGCAAGACCCTCATCTTCATCATCGATCTCGTCGCCGTCGGCTGACCCGATCGACGCCGGAAGGCGCCGGGCCCACTGCGGGCTCGGCGCCTTTTCGTCGCCCGAGGAAATATCCGCATTCAGGGGAATACATGCATGTGCATGTAAGTTGTTACGCGTGACGCCGTGAACACGGCCCCTCATCCGTTGCCGCACACATGCGGCTGATGTCTCCAGAGGAGAAACCATGACCAGCATCGACATTCCCGGCTACCGTCCCGGCACCTGGGTGCTCGACCCGTCGCACAGCGAGGTCACGTTCAGCGTGCGCCACATGATGATCTCGAAGGTGCGCGGCACGTTCGGCGTCAAGAGCGCGACGCTGATCGCTCCCGAGAACCCGCTCGAGGCCCGCGTCGAGGCGAGCGTCGACGTCACCTCGATCGACACCAAGGACGAGGGGCGCGACACGCACCTGCGCTCCGGCGACTTCTTCGACACCGAGAACTTCCCCACGATGGAGTTCGTGTCGACGGGTGCGCGCGCCGAGGACGGCGAGCTCTTCGTCGACGGCGACCTGACGATCCGCGGCATCACCAAGCCCGTCAGCTTCGAGCTCGACTTCGGTGGCTTCGGCTCCGACCCGTGGGGCAACTACAAGGCCGGCGCATCGGCCAAGACGGTCATCAACCGCGAGGACTTCGGCCTGACGTGGAACGCCGCGCTCGAGACCGGCGGCGTGCTCGTCGGCAAGGACGTCACGATCAGCCTCGACCTGCAGGGCGCTCTGCAGCAGGACTGATCACCTGATCTCGAGAACCCCGGGCCCTCAGGGCTCGGGGTTCTCTGCGTCGTAGCCGCGGAATCCCGGGCTGCGCCGTGCGAGCAGGGCGACCAGGGTGATCACCAGCAATCCGCCCAGCAGCGGCGGGAACCACAGGGTCGTGAGGGTCGCGAGCGTGCCCGCGTAGAGGGCGCCGATCCGGGGGCCGCCGGCGACCACGATGATGAAGACCCCCTGCAGTCGACCGCGCATGGTGTCGGGCACGGCCGCCTGCATCATCGTGTTGCGATAGATCGAGCTGATGTTGTCGGATGCGCCGGAGAGCGCGAGCGCGATGCACGAGGCGATGATCAGCCCGACGTTCGGCGTCGCCTCGGTCGCCCCGGCAGAGACGGCTCCGATGACCAGGACCACGCCGAAGAGCAGGATGGACGCGCCATAGGCCTCGACCGCGCGCTCGATGCCGCGTCCGTGCCAGCGGTACTGCACGACCCGACCGGAGAAGAGGCTCGATGCGAATGTGCCCGCGGCGACGGCTGCGGTGAGGATGCCGGTGGTCACCGCTCCGCCGCCCAGCAGAAGGGTGCCGAGTGCAGGGAAGAGCACGAGGGGCTGCCCGAATGTCATGGCGATGATGTCGACCACGTACTGCATCCGGATGTTGTTCGCGCGGCGCAGGAACCTCCACCCGTCCACGAGCGATGCGAACCCCGGCCGCACGATGTCCCCTTCCGGCCGCAGCGGAGGGAGACTCCACAGGCCGAGGAACATCGACAGCATCAGGATGACGTCGAGTGTGTAAGTCCACCCGTAGCCTGTCAGCGCGACGAGTATGCCGGCTACCGCGGGGCCGGCCATCACGGTGAGGCCGAACGCCACTCCGTTGAGCGCGGACGCGGCGGCCAGCTTGTCGCGGGGGATGAGCCGTGGCACGATCGCGGTCCGGGTGGCCATGCCGACCGAGTTCGCGGCGGAGTTGACGATGCTCAGCACGTAGAGCCACCAGATCGTCTCCGCACCGGTCCAGGTGAGCGCGGCGAGCAACGCGGTCGAGGCGAAGGTCACCGTGGCCGCGACCAACGCCACGCGGCGGCGGTCGAACGCGTCCGCGAGCATCCCGCCGTAGAGGCCGGCGAGGATCATGGGGACGAGTCCGGCGACCGCGATCATCGATACCGCGAAGGTGCTTCCGGTGAGCGCGAAGACGTGCAGCATCACCGTGACGATCGTCAGCTGCCCGCCGATCCCCGCGAGCACCGAGCCGATCCACATGCGTGCGAATGCAGGGCTGGCCCGCAGGGGGCTGAGATCGATCAGATGGCTGCGTGCAGCGCTCACGCCGCGTATCCGTCATGCATGATTCGAGAGTATCCGAGGTGCCGTCGGGCGGGCGTGGGCACGGTCACCCAGCGGCATCGAGTCCTGGTAGACTCTTCAGGTTGCCGTTTGATCGGCCGCGGATAAAGAGAGCTCACGCATCAGGCGTCGGGCACCGCGCAACAAGCAGAGAGGGGATCGAATCTATGGCACTGGAAGCAGACGTCAAGAAGGCGATCATCGAAGAGTACGCGACGCACCCCGGTGACACCGGATCCCCCGAGGTGCAGGCCGCGATGCTGACGCAGCGCATCAAGGACCTCACGGAGCACCTGAAGGAGCACAAGCACGACCACCACTCGCGTCGTGGCCTGTTCCTGCTCGTGGGTCAGCGCCGTCGTCTGCTCGGCTACCTCCAGAGCGTCGACATCGAGCGTTACCGCTCGCTGATCGCACGCCTGGGTCTCCGCCGATAACGCGGAGCGAGCCAGCGTACAATCGCGCAGAACATTCTTGAGAAGGCCGCCCCAGGTGTGGGGCGGCCTTCGTCATGTTCGGGGGGAGGCGTGCGGCGCCTCCCCGGGGCAGGCGTTCGTGCCGACCAGGTCGGGGTGGTGGATCGCAGCCACGTCGGGGTGCGCACGCAGTCGCGACTTCATGGCGTTCTCGCCATAGGTGGCATGGATGGGGTTGCTCGGGTCCTCGGTGATGCCGGTCGCCGCCGCGGCGAGATCTGCGGGAAGCTCGAGAAGCGGCAGCTGCTGATCGAGCGCGGGGTTGAAGAAGAACGGGATGGAGATGCGCTCTTCGGGTGCCCGAGGGGAGATGACGCGGTGGTTGGTCGCCTTGAGGTAGCCGCCGGTCGCGTACTCCAGCAGCTCGCCGATGTTGACGACGAACGCGCCCGGGACGGACGGGGCTGACACCCACTCGCCGTCTCGTTCGACCTGCAGGCCGCCCTTGCCGGGCTCGACCCAGAGCAGGGTCAGCACTCCGGAGTCCTTATGCGCTCCGACGCCCTGCTGCGGCTCGGGTTCGTGGGTGCCGGGGTAGCGGACGATCTTGATCAGCGTCGACGGATCACGGAAGGGCTCGTCGAAGTACGACTCGTCCGCCCCGAGCGTGACGGCCCAGGCGCGCAGGAGCTTGCGGGCGACCTCGGTCAGCGTGTCGTGCCACTCGGTGATCACCGCTTTGAGCTCGGGCTGTGCGGAGGGCCACAGATTCGGGCCGACGAGTCGATTGAAGGCCGGACCGCCCTCGACAGGCTCGCGCTCGGGGCCGATGTCGATCTGCTCGCGCCAATCGACCTTGCCCTGCGTCCGCTCGCCGCCGACCCGCGTGTACCCGCGGAAATGAGGACTCTTGACGTTCTCGATCGCGAGCTTCTCGTCGTCGGGCAGCGCGAAGAAATCGAGCGCGGCGCGGTGCAGCCTCGCCTCCAGTTCGGGCGAGATGCCTGTGCCGGTGAGATAGAAGAAGCCCACGTCGTGCGTGGCCGCGCGAAGGTCGTCGCGGAACCGAGCAGCGGCTTCGGGACCGGCATCGAGCTGGGACAGGTCGAGGATGGGAAGCGAGAGATCAGCCATTCACCGAGCGTAGATCGGGTCTGGGCGAGTGCGGTTCAGTGTTGCGCCGAATTACCGAGAGGCGATCGCGTGCGTGCGAGGCCCGAGCGGAAGGGGTGCTAATGTCTCTGAAGTAAGGGATGCCTTACCTCAGTCTTTCCCAGAGAGTTCCCTCCGTGCTCGCCACTTTTCTCATCGGTCTTCGTGAAGGCCTCGAAGCCGCGATCGTCGTCGGCATCCTCGTCGCCTACCTGCGCAGGCTCGGTCGCGGTGACGCGTTGCCCAGGCTCTGGGCGGGGGTCGGCCTGGCGATCGCCCTCGCACTCGGCATCGGGGCCGTCCTGACCTTCGGTGCGTACTCGCTGACCTTCGAGGCTCAGGAGCTGATCGGCGGACTGCTGTCGCTGCTCGCGGTGGGCATGGTGACCTGGATGATCTTCTGGATGCAGAAGGCCGGGCGCACGATGAAGGCGACCCTCGAGGGCGGACTCGACCGCGCGCTCACACAGGGCGGCGTCTGGGCGCTGATCGCGATCGGCTTCGTCTCGGTGGCACGCGAGGGGATCGAGACGACTCTTCTGCTGTGGTCGATGGTGCAGTCCTTCGGCGATGCTCCGTCGGCGCTGCTCGGCGCGGTGCTCGGGCTTCTCGCCGCCGTGGTGATCGGCTGGGCGCTCGCCCGCGGCGCCGTCCGGCTCGACCTTCGCCGGTTCTTCACCTGGACCAGTGGGTTCCTCGTCATCGTCGCAGCCGGGGTGCTCGCCTACGCGATCATGGACCTCCAGGAGGCCGGCGCGTTGCCGGGACCGTTCACCGCGGCGGCACCGATCGACGCGGCCACCGGGGCGGTCGCTCTCGGCTGGGTGGCATTCCCCTTCGGCTGGGCCTTCGATGTCACGAACGTGATCGCGCCCGACAGTGCCTGGGCGACCATCCTGCAGGCGACCGTCGGCTTCATGCCACGGATGACGTGGCTCCAGGTCACGGCTTGGACCGTGTACATCGTCGTCGTCGGGCTCTTCTTCATCCGGGGGCTCCGGTCACGCCGGTCCGCCTCCCCACATGTGCAGACGTCCCCTGGCCGCGACACGTCGGCATCCACTCTCACCCAGCAAGGAGCAGCATGACCACCTCTCGCCGAATCCTCGGTGCCGTCGCCGCAGCAGGCGCGGCAGCACTCGTCCTCAGCGGGTGCGTCGCCAAGAGCGATGTCGCCGCGGGTGCATCCTTCGACGTCTCGTCGACCGACTCGGCGTGCGCCGTCTCGGCTGCGACCGCCCAGAGCGGCACACTCACGTTCGATGTGAAGAACGACAGCGCGCAGACCTCGGAGTTCTATCTGCTCGCAGAAGACGGCCTCCGCATCGTCGGCGAGGTCGAGAACATCGCGCCCTCAGCGTCGCGGACCCTCACGGTGGTGGCTCAGCCGGGGGAGTACTTCACGCTGTGCAAGCCGGGCATGATCGGCGAGGGGGTCGGCAAGTCCGCGTTCACCGTGACCGGCGACCGGGTCGCGGTCGACGGCGAGGATGCCGATCAGAAGCAGCAGGCCGTCGACCTCTACGCCGCCTTCGTCAAGGACCAGGTCGGTCAGCTGGTTCCGTCGGTCGACGAGTTCGTCACCGCCTATGAGTCCGGCGATGATGAGGCCGCGCGAGCGCTGTTCCCCCAGACGCGCGCGTTCTACGAGCGCATCGAGCCCGTCGCCGAAGCGCTCGGGACGCTCGACCCCCGCATCGACTACCGCGAGGTCGACGCTGTGGCGGAGGGCCTCGACTGGACGGGCTTCCACCGCATCGAGAAGGACCTCTGGGTGCCGGCGCAGGACGCCCTCAACGCCGACGGCGAGACGCCCGCATGGCAGGACTGGGCACCGTCGACGACGGAGGAGCGCGCCGAGTACGGCGACCAGCTGATCGCCGACGTGCAGGAGCTCTACGACTACGTGCACTCGGACGACTTCACCGCGGCTCTCGACGACCAGGGGATCGGAGGCATCTCGAACGGCGCGATCGCGCTGCTCGACGAAGTGGCGACGGGCAAGATCTCCGGCGAGGAGGACTGGTGGTCCGGCACCGACCTGTACGACTTCGCCGCGAACGTCGAGGGGTCGAAGATGGCATTCTCGCTCGTTCAGGATTTCGCCACGGCACAGGGGGATGAAGGCGGGGATCTCGTGACCGAGATCGAAGGCGGATACTCCGCTCTCGAGGAATCCCTCGCGGCGCACGGCTCGCTCTCCGACGGCTTCGTCGGCTACGCCGAGCTCACCGATGCGGACAAGCGCGAGTTCACCGATCTCATCAACGCCCTCGCAGAGCCGCTCTCGCAGCTCACCGGCACCGTCCTCGACTGATCCGACGGACACGGTCTCGCACATGAACGACAGCGCGAAGGACGCTGCAGCTGCCGACTCCCTCTCGGAGTCGGCGGCCGCGGCATCCTCGGCCACGGGTCTCAGCCGGCGCGGACTCCTCGGACTGGCACTCGGCGGCGGCGTCGCGTCCCTCGCCGTCGGAGTCGGCGCCGGACTGTCGGGGGGAGTCGCGCTCGGACGCGCGAGAGCAGAAGCGGACGCCCAGCGTGCGTACGACTTCTTCGGCGCCCATCAGGCGGGAATCACGACGCCCGTGCAGGAGCATCTGCATTTCGCCTCCTTCGACATGATGCCTCGCACCGACCGCGAAGACCTGGTCTCGCTGCTGCAGGATTGGACGTATGCCGCCTCGCGGATGACGCAGGGGCTCGAGGTGAGTGCCACCGGCGCTGTCGGGGGCGATGCGGAGGTGCCGCCGGATGACACGGGCGAGGCTCTCGGGCTGACGGCAGCCGGCCTCACGATCACGTTCGGCTTCGGCCCGACCCTGTTCGAGAACGACGAGGGCGACCGGTACGGCATCGCCTCCCTGCGTCCCGAGCGGCTCGAGAGGCTTCCCGCCTTCCTCGGCGACGATCTCGACCCGCAGACCTCGCACGGCGATCTCTGCATCCAGGCGTGCGCCGACGACCCCCAGGTCGCCGTGCACGCGATCCGCAACCTGAGCCGCATCGCCTTCGGTCGTGCCAAGCTGCGCTGGTCCCAGCTCGGGTTCGGCAAGACGTCCCGCACGACGTCGGCGCAGGCGACGCCCCGCAACCTGTTCGGCTTCAAGGACGGGACCGCGAACATCCTCGCCGATGACTCCGTCGCCCTCGACGAGAACGTGTGGCTCGGCCCCGATGACAGGCCCGAGTGGATGGTCGGCGGGTCGTACCTCGTGGCGCGCAAGATCGCGATGCGGATCGAGACCTGGGACCGCGTGCGGCTCTCCGAGCAGAACACCATCATCGGGCGCGACAAGGGCGAGGGCGCTCCGCTCTCCGGCGGCGACGAGTTCGCGGCGCCGGATTTCGGTACGTCGGCCATCGATCAGAACGCGCACGTCCGTCTCGCGCATCCGGACCAGAACGACGGCATCCGGATCCTGCGGCGAGGATTCAACTACGTCAACGGCAACAACGATCTCGGACGGCTGGACGCGGGGCTCTTCTTCCTGTCGTACCAGCGGGATCCCGCACAGTTCGTCTCGCTGCAGCGCCGGCTGTCGACGGATCGGATGAACGAGTACGTCACGCATGTCGGGTCAGGGATCTGGGCGGTCCCCGGAGGCTCGAAGCCGGGCTCGTTCGTCGGCGCCGACCTCTTCGCCTGATGCCGGTCGAGGGTCAGGAGCGCAGCGTCTCCGCGACAAAGGTCGCGTAGGCATCCGCACCGAAATGGTCGTCGGCTGTGATCGTGACGACTGCATCCTCACCGAATATCAGCAGCTGTCCGTACGCCCCGTGCAGGCGCCACACCTGGCCCGGGCCGTCCCACCCCGCGAGCGCATAGCGCTCGTAACCGGCATTCTCACCGGCGACCACCCAGTCGGAGTGCATCGCGTCGATGATCTCGGTCGGCACGAGTCGTCGGCCCTGCCATTCGCCACGGTCGCGGATCAGTCGACCGAGGCGTGCCACCTCTTCCGTGCGCAGTGCGATGCCGCCTCCCGCGACGATGCGTCCCTGCGGGCACCGCTCCCACTCGAGGTCGTCGAAGCCCAGAGGTGCGAGCAGCCGGGGGCGCAGATACTCGACGACGTCACCGGTCCGCGTGGCCAGGATCATCATCGCCGCGTACGTGCTGGCGTTGGAGTACTGGAAGACGTGACCGCGAGACGGGCGCGAGAGGAACTCTCGTGCGAGATCGGGCCAGTCCGTCATCATGGTCTCCGACCAGGCGAGATCGACTCCGCTCGACATCGAGAGCAGTCGTCGCAGCGTGAGGTGCTCGACGCCGTCTCCGAAGGCGAGGTCCGGCACGTACTCTGCGATCGGGGCATCGAGCGAGATGAGACCGTCGGCGGCAGCGATTCCGGCCGCGAGGACGCACACGCCCTTCGCAACCGAGTGGATCTCCTCGCGGACGTCGGCAGTCCACCGGTGCTCGGCGACGTCGTCACCCACGAGCACGTGGAGCCCGTGAGCCCCGAACCCCGACGAGTCCGCATGGTCCACGAGGCGGTCGCGGATCATCTTGGCTCTCGTCACTCCTTCAGGCTAGCCGCTGCGCCCTGACGGGGCCGACGAGAGCCGGTCGGGTCGCTGCGGTGGCCCTCGCGTCGAGCCAGCTCGGGGTCTCGGAAGAGCCAGGACGGGCGGGGCTCCACCAGCGGGCGGAAGAGCCAGCGCACGGGCTTGGTGGCGAGCGCGAGAGCCAGCACCACCGACAGCAGCGTCACGAGCGGCAGCCACAGCCACGTCGGGTCGAGGTCGCGCAGCACCCCGGTCTCGCGGAAGGGGTACAGCACGAACGAGTGGAGCAGGAACACGTACATCGTGTACTGGCCGAACTTCGTCCACCAGTAGGTTCCGCGGGGGATCAGGGCGAAGAAGGCGGCGCTCAGGATCACTGCCATCAGCATGAGTGCGACGCGCACACCGCCGGCCCACCACTGCTCTCCGCCGAGGTCCGCGTACGCGTCCTCGTAGAACAACCAGTGGCGCAGATCGAGCTCCTTCCAGACATCGATCCACCGCCAGGCCGAGAATCCTGCCGCGGCGAGGAGTACGACGCTGACGACGCGGATCCACCACGGGCGGATCTCGAGGAGGCGGAAGCGAGTGACGACGTCGCGTTCGCGCAGCCACCAGCCGAGTGCGAAGAAGGGCAGAAGGCCCAGGGTCCGCGAGAGCGAGAACGTGCTGTCGACGTTGGGCAGATAGCCCACGCCGATCGAGATGATGACGGTCCACAGCAGCGGCCACCGCAGCAGCGCGAGGTAGGGGAGGACGAGGCGGAAGATGCCGAGCGCCAGGAGGAACCAGAGGGTCCAGGACGGTTTGGTGAAGTTCGGGTCGGCCTGACCCTCGACCAGCCATTTCGTGAGGGTCCACAGGAACTCGAAGATCACGTAGGGCAGCAGGATGTCGGTGATCACCCTGGCCATCTGCACACGCGTCGGGGAACCGGACTTCGAGAAGTAGCCCGAGATGATCGCGAACGCCGGCATGTGGAAGGCGTAGAGGGCGAGATAGGCCGCGAGCGCTATGTCGGAGTCGTAGGTGAGGCGCTGGATCGCGTGGCCGAGCACCACGAGGACGATGCACGCATATCGCGCGTTGTCCCAGAACGGCACGCGCTTGCGGGGCTTCTGGACGGATCCGGTGGCGGGGTTCGTCAGGGCGGATCCGTCGCTGTGCATGCTCTGAGGCTACTCGGGGAA
This genomic interval carries:
- a CDS encoding MFS transporter, which produces MSAARSHLIDLSPLRASPAFARMWIGSVLAGIGGQLTIVTVMLHVFALTGSTFAVSMIAVAGLVPMILAGLYGGMLADAFDRRRVALVAATVTFASTALLAALTWTGAETIWWLYVLSIVNSAANSVGMATRTAIVPRLIPRDKLAAASALNGVAFGLTVMAGPAVAGILVALTGYGWTYTLDVILMLSMFLGLWSLPPLRPEGDIVRPGFASLVDGWRFLRRANNIRMQYVVDIIAMTFGQPLVLFPALGTLLLGGGAVTTGILTAAVAAGTFASSLFSGRVVQYRWHGRGIERAVEAYGASILLFGVVLVIGAVSAGATEATPNVGLIIASCIALALSGASDNISSIYRNTMMQAAVPDTMRGRLQGVFIIVVAGGPRIGALYAGTLATLTTLWFPPLLGGLLVITLVALLARRSPGFRGYDAENPEP
- a CDS encoding alpha/beta hydrolase; the protein is MALFILVHGAGDTGWSWHRLAAVLRERGHEVIAPDLPGDDESLTLTDYADAVVAAADARRGGVVVGHSFGGFTAAIVAERLAADVLVMLAAMIPDPGERPDEWWSNTGFEDAVAAQAARDGGLTGNDDPHIGFYHDVPRALADEAIGRERAHPSVASMAVPWPLTAWPSVPTRFVVCTEDRFFPPAFLRDLARKRLASSPTRSRGVTVSPSAGPKSSHRC
- a CDS encoding PrsW family intramembrane metalloprotease, whose translation is MSSGGPSQPSPYTPPPAQQQPPTYPQQPPTYPQQYAAQPPQYSAQQYAQSNYAPPQFSQRPQYASVLAQPTPYSPPAPAAPSPAPGLPALPAARRGGRVALFALFGFLGLLMLGLIAYFGLFLGPLASIIGLVLALVPLAIVFFVVRMIDRWEPEPKSLVFFAIAWGAIAAVGLTLLVDLGLTALLGFRGEVAGAVIQAPIVEEFWKGFGVFLIFLIARRSFDGPVDGVVYGALVGAGFAFTENIQYFAISLIEGGGEQLTVTFILRAIMSPFAHAMFTSLTGLAIGLAARRHASTGAALGFGLLGMLGAMVLHGLWNGSSFANFFLLYFVLQVPLFVGFIVGIIALRREESRLTKARLGDYAAAGWFTPEEVTMLATPAGRKTGLAWASQLRGDRRPLMREFIKDATMLASVRQRAITGRDPMAPADEQALLARTRATRAALLAY
- a CDS encoding fumarylacetoacetate hydrolase family protein is translated as MRFAHLRRADSPAAHLAVVEGADAILVSDLLPDPPATLQQLIEGGEQTLTALRSALDGDAPRHPLDGWSFASAVIAPPAVLAVGLNYAAHSSELGLKTDAAPTVFTLWPNSLTGHEQTTSWPRSLSEAVDYEAELGVLIGTPAKDVAEADALSHVWGYTVVNDITARNVQFSEAQWSRCKSFDGFTPTGPFTVTADEVADPQDLHIWAIVDGQTVQDASTDQMVRSVAKLIAHLSQSLTLLPGTLISTGSPGGAGYSRDPQIFLRDRSTVTVGIDGIGELTTHCRVLD
- a CDS encoding FKBP-type peptidyl-prolyl cis-trans isomerase, giving the protein MTDRTKPEFDAPTGPAPAELVIRDIIEGDGAEAKPGDTVTVHYAGVEFESGEEFDSSWGRGETIQFPLRGLIQGWQDGIPGMKEGGRRELVIPPHLAYGPVGGGHFLSGKTLIFIIDLVAVG
- a CDS encoding YceI family protein, which gives rise to MTSIDIPGYRPGTWVLDPSHSEVTFSVRHMMISKVRGTFGVKSATLIAPENPLEARVEASVDVTSIDTKDEGRDTHLRSGDFFDTENFPTMEFVSTGARAEDGELFVDGDLTIRGITKPVSFELDFGGFGSDPWGNYKAGASAKTVINREDFGLTWNAALETGGVLVGKDVTISLDLQGALQQD
- the rpsO gene encoding 30S ribosomal protein S15; translated protein: MALEADVKKAIIEEYATHPGDTGSPEVQAAMLTQRIKDLTEHLKEHKHDHHSRRGLFLLVGQRRRLLGYLQSVDIERYRSLIARLGLRR